The window GCTCGGCATTCCCGAGTTCGACCGTGAGCGGTTCATCTCCTGGGCCGACGACGCCGTCGAGCACAGCCACCGCTCCGAGGAACCGCCGAGCCACCCCGAGTTCGTCGCCTACGCGCGGGAGCGCATCGAGCACGTCCGGGCTCACCCGGGCGAGGACATCCTCAGCTCGCTCGTCCACACCGAGGTGAACGGCCAGCGGTTGACCGACGACGAGCTCGTCGCAATGGTGCGCATCCTCATCGTCGCCGGCACCGAGACCACCGCGAACGCGATCTCGACGCTGTTCCACCAGCTGCTTTCCCGGCCCGAACTGTGGGAGAAGGTGAAGGCCGACGAGAGCCTGCGCGCCGTCGCCGTCGAGGAGGCGCTGCGCATCGACCCGCCGCTGGCGTGGATCCCGCGCATCGCGGCCGCGGCGACCGAGATCGCCGGCGTCGAGATCCCGGCCGGCTGCGTCGTCGCCGTCAACCTCGCGAGCGCCAACCACGACCCGACGCACTACGCCGACCCGCACACGTTCCGGCTCGACCGGTCCAAGGACGAGCCGACCCCGGTCACGTTCGGCTTCGCGTCCCACTTCTGCATCGGGGCCCCGCTGGCCAAGGTCGAGCTCCGCGGCGCCCTCAACACCGTCCTCGACCTGTTCCCGGACCTCCACCTCCCCGCCGACTACGAGTGGAAGCCCCGCGGCCCGGTCATGATGCGCGGGGCCAAGACCCTCCCCGTGCGGTTCGCCCTGCGTTCCTGACCGCGGATATCATGGGACATGGCGCATCAGGATGAACTCTCGTGGACCTTCGAAGAGTGGCAAGAGCGCATACGGCTCACGCAAGCTCGGATCGAAGCCATCGAGCAGAAGCAGTATCCGTGGTTCGGCAACCACGACGAGTTGCTCACGCTGTTGCGCGAGCACTGCCTGTTCACCACCAGGCATGTCGAATGGATGAGGCGCGCGGGGTTGTGCTGATTTCAGCGGCAGCCGTGATCTTTGCGTCCGGCGAAGTGTGGCCCATAGGCCACAGTTGGCCGGACGTAAGCGGGGAGGTCAGGGGAGGACGGTGACGGTGCCGGCGGCGCCGTCGACCTCGACGAGCTGACCGTCCGTCAGGCGGACGCAGGCGCCGCCCAGCCCGACGACGGCGGGGATGCCGAACTCCCGGGCGACGATGGACGCGTGGGACATCAGCCCGCCGAACTCGGTGACGACGGCGGAGGCGACGCCGAAGAACGGGGTCCACCCGGTGTCGGTGGCGCTCGCGACGAGGATCTCGCCCTCGTCGAGGTCGTCCTCGGGGGAGGACATGCGCCGGACCCGGCCGCGGACGGTCCCGGGGGAGGCGGGGATCCCGGTGAGCACCGCGCCCGAGCTGAAAGCCGCGGCCTCGGCGTCCAGGGAGATCTGCCCGGAGAAGTCGGTAGGCAGGTTCAGCGCGGCCAGCCGAATCCGCTCGGCCCGGCGGCGGGCGACGAGCTCCCGGAAGTCCCGGGCGTTCGCCGCGTACACCTCGTCGAGACGGAGGTGGAAGACGTCGCCGGGCTCGGTCAGCCGGCCGCGTTCGATCAGCCGGCGCTCCCACTCGCGCAGCGCCTTGCGCAGCTGATGCGTCGTCAGCACGACGGCGTCACGGGCCCGTTCGCGCCGGCAGATCGCCTGGAGCGCGACCTTCCCCAGCCGGGCGGCGAGCCCCGAGGGCGGGCTCGCGGGTGGCAGGGCGGAGCGCTCACTCATCGAACCCGCGATCGCGCGGAGCAGCAAGGCGGGGGAGTCGGCGTAGACCTTGTTGGCGAGCTCGGTCTCGCCGGGGCCGCGGTGACCGCAGTCCGCGAGCAGCTTGCGGACCTCGCGGGCGAAGCTCGGCGCGTCCGCGGCGAGCCGGTCGAGCGTCGTGTCGTCGATCCCGCCGCTGAGCAGAGCGCCGACGGTGTCGTTGGTCCGCGCGATCCGCGCGAGGTTCCCGATGCCGTGCAGCAGCCGCCCGCTGGGCAGCGACCCCGCCTCGCCTCTGAGCGCGAGGATCGCCTGGCGGCCGTACTTGCGCTCGAGGATCGCGGTCGGGCCACTGACGAGGAACGTGCAGACGTTGCCGGTCTGCCACGCCTTGAGGGTGTCGTCCCAGAGGACGTCGATGGATGCGAGCAGCCGCTCGTCCGGCAGCGTCGCGTCGGGGTCGAGGCGTGCGGCGTGCTCCTGCGCCCGGGCGATCGCGCGGCCGACCTCGGCGTCGAGGCCGGCGAGCCGCGGCCCCGCCTGCAGTGCGAAGCGCGCGTACCCGAGGACGTCGCGCGGCGTCGTTCGCGGGCGGACGAAGTTCTCCGGGTACGGCTGACCCAGCGTCTGGTACTTGAAGTCCTCGGGCGTCTGACCGGGGACGGCGACGACCATCTCCTCCAGCACGGAGGTGTTGTTGTAGAGGCGGTGGCCGAAGATGCCGAGCTGGCGACGGCGGATGTTGTCCGCGATGTGCTCCGGCAGCGGCAGCAACCGCGCGACGAGGTCGGCGCTGGTGCTCAGCGACTCCCACCCCATCTGCAGCGAGAGCGGGGTCATCGGGCCGGGGAAGGCTTCGGCGAGGTTGGCGGCGGTCCAGTCGGGATAGCGGGGGTCTGTGCGGACGGTGTCGAACTCACCCGCGACGGCGGGGTCGATCGCCTCGACGAAATTGCCGGCGTCGTCGCCCCCGGCCGCGCCGTGGTCGCGGACGCGGTCGAGCCGGTTCGGCCGGCGCACCTCCTTCATCCCGAGCACAACGTGCGAGCCGGACGTCCGGCCCTGGTCCGCGAACGCCTCGGCGCTGGTCCACGCGACGGAGAACCCGAAGTCCTCCTTCAGCCGCGTCGTGTCACCGATGGGGAAATGAGCCATCAGATTCACGAGCTCCGGCGCGGAGTGCGCGGCGGGGACGACCTTGCCGACCTGACGCAGCACCGCGGTCACGGCCGGGACGGAGAACGGCAGCAGCGGGCGCCGGCACAACCGCGCGATCTCGGCCCAGCTGACGACGTCGTCGGCGGCGAGGTTCACCGCGCCGGTCTGCGTCGAGGTGCACGCCTGCGCGAAAAAGCGGCCGACGTCGTCCTGGTGGACCGACTGCATGCCCCAGCCGAGGTTCGGGATCACCAGCTGCCGGTAGACGTTCGCCGGCGCGTTGTGCGCGTGCCGGCCGACGACCACCGTCGGGCGGACGCGCACCGCGGACACCCCGCTCGCGACGATGAGCTGTTCGGCCTCGGCCTTGTGGAGTTCGTAGACCATGTCGCGGCCGGGGCGCAGTTCCTCGTCCTCGTGCCAGGGCTGCGGATGGTCGGGGTGCCCGCCGTACGCGGTGATCGAGGACGCGAAGACCAGGCGCGCGCAGCCGGTGTCGGCCATAGCCTTGAGCACGTTCTCGGTGCCGCCGATGTTGAGCGGCGTCGCGGCCTCGAGGCTGATCGACCCGCTCACCGCCCACGCGAGGTGCACGACCGCATCGCAGTCGGTCATCGCCGCCCGGACGCTCGCGGGGTCGCAGATGTCGCCGCGGAAGAACGTCGCCCGGGCGGGAAGTCGCTCGGGTTCGCGGCGGGCGAAGACCACGACGTCGTGGCCGAGTCGAGACAGCCACGTGCTCGTCGCGATGCCGAACGCTCCGGTCCCACCGGTGACCAGGACCCGCCCGCCGTGACCCACGTCGATCTCCTCTGCAGCGTCCCGGCAGACTAGCGCCGACCTGCCGCGAAGTGAATATGATATTCGCATGGAGACGGACCCCGAGGACGGGACGCACCCACTGAACGATCCGGTCTTCGTGGTCGGTCGGCATCGGTTGCCGTACGCGCCGCTCGACCGGATCTTTCTCAACCAGCCCGACCTCGCCGGGTCGCTGTTCCTGATCCGTCACGGCCGGCAGGAGATGCCGCGCACCGTGAGCCGGGAGCACTTCCTCGACCCGCCGCTGGACGACGTCGGGCGTCGACAGGCCGCGGCCGTCGCGGAGCGCATGAAGCGGTTCGACCTGCAGCGGATCTACTGCAGCGATCTGCAGCGGGCGCGCGACACGGCCGGAGCGATCGCCGACGCCACCGGGGTGCCGATCGCGGGCGAGCTGCCCGAGCTTCGCGAGATCGACCTCTACCGCGACCTGGCCGTCGCGGAAATCCTCGGCGTCCGCGCGGACATGGTCTTCAACCCCGCGCACTGCTCGATCACGTGGCTCCGCTACGCGCCGGACTCGCGGCGCGAGATCCACTCCCTGAACCTCGTCGAGCACCTGCTCGACGACGACCTGCTCACCTACTGAGGGGCGTTCGTGGACGGGCCTGGCCACACCGACCATCCGGCGGCGAAGCTGATCGGCGAGACGCTGCTGTCGTTCTCGATGCCGATCGAGCGCGGCAAGGTGCGCGAGTTCGCGCGGGCCACCGGCGCCGACGTCGCGCTCTACGACGCCGCGGACGCTCCGATCCCGCCGACGTTCCTGGTCTCCTCGATGCTCTGGGAGCCGGCCGGGGTCTCCCTCGTCGAACGGCTCGGCCTCGATCTGACGCGCGTGCTGCAGGGCGGCCAGGAGTACCGGTTCCCCGGCGAGCTGCCGCGGGTCGGGGATCACCTCGACATCGACGTCACCGTCGAGTCCGTGACGTCCAAACCCGGGAAGCGGGGCTCGATGACCTTTCTCGTGCTGCTGACGACGTACCGCCGCGGGGGCGGCATCGTCGCCGAGGGCCGGGCCACGGTCATCGAGCGGAGTGCCTCAGGAGTGTCGGAGTGAAGCCCGGCGACACCCTGCCCGAGCGCACATTCGGCCCGCAGACCCGAACCGACATCGTCCGCTACCAGGGGGCGAGCGGGGACTTCAACCCCGTCCACCACGACGACGAGTTCGCCCGCGCGGGCGGGCTGCCCGACGCGATCAGCGTCGGCATGCTGCAGGCGGGTTACCTCGGGACGTACTGCGTCGACCTGTTCGGGCCGACCGCGGTGCGCTCGATTGCCGTCCGTTTCGCCGAGCCGGTCCGGCCCGGCGACGTCCTCACCTGCGCCGGCACCGTCGCCGACGTCCGGCCCGAGGGCGACGGCCGCGTCGCCGACCTCGACCTGCGAATCACACGCTCCGGCGGCGGGGTCGCCGTCACCGGTGCCGTGACCGTCCGACTGGAGAACTGATGCCCCCACAGATCCCGGCCGTCGCCTACCTGCGAATCGACCCACCCGGCCTCGTCGGCTCGCGCTGCGCGGACTGCGGCGCGGTGTACCTGCTGGCGCGGATCGCGTGTGCGTCCTGCGGGGGCGCGAACCTGACCGCTGACGTCGAGCTGGCGACCACCGGCACCGTCACGACCGCCACCGTCGTGCGCCGCGGGATGCCGGGAGTGCCGACCCCGTTCACCAGCGGCGTCGTCGCGCTCGACGGCGGTGGCTTCGTCCGCTGCACGTTGACCGGGGCCGAGGACCCGGTCGCGGTCGTCGGGCGGCGGGCCGCGCTGGAGACCGGTGTGGTCGGGACCGACGTCGCCGGCACGGCGGCCGTCGGGTTCACGTTCCGGGTGGAGGCGGCATGAGCGCGCCGATCTGGGTCGTGGGCGCGGACATGACGCGCTTCACCCGGTACGACGATGCGGACGTCGCCACCCTGGGCGGCACCGCCGCGCGGGGTGCCCTGAGCGACGCCGGGGTGACGATTCACGAGATGCAGTTCGTCGCCGTTGGCAACGTCTTCGAGGCGCTGACGGGCGTCGGGCAGCGGGTGCTGCACGAGATCGGGATGACGGGCGTGCCGGTCGTCAACGTCGTCAACGCGTGCGCGACGGGGGCGACGGCGGTCCGCGCCGCGATCGCCGCGATCCGCGCGGGGGAGGCCGACACCGCGCTCGCGGTCGGCGTCGAGCAGCTCGGCAAGCGCGGGCTGCTCGCGGCGCCGGAGGAGCCGCGGCCGGCCGAGTACACGCCGCGCGGTCGGGACGGTTCGGTGCTCGACACCGAGGGGCTGATCGGCAGTTCGACGATGCCGGCGGTGTTCGCCGAGGCCGGGGTCGAGTACCTGGCCGCGAACCCGGAGGCGTCGGCCGACCACTTCTTCCGCATCGCGGAGAAGAACCACGCGCACTCGACGCTCAACCCGCTGGCGCAGTACCGGAAGCGGTTCAGCTTCGATCAGATCCGTGACGGCGACATGATCGCGTGGCCGAACACCGCGTTGATGTGCTCGCCGACCAGTGACGGCGCGGCCGCGGTCGTCGTCGTCAACGAGGCCGGGCTCGCGACGCTCGACCCGGGCGTGCGGGCGCGCGCGGTGCGGGTGGCGGCGTCGGTGCTCGTCTCGGACCCGTGGGTCCCGGACGCCGAGGCGCGGTGGGACGTCAGCACCGTGACGCGGAACGCCGCGGCCGCCGCCTACGAGCAGGCCGGCCTCGGGCCCGAGGACCTCGATCTCGTCGAGCTCCACGACTGCTTCGCCACCGCGGAGCTGCTGCACTACGAGAACCTGCAGCTCTGCAAACCCGGTGACGCGGTGCGGTTCCTGGAGTCCGGCGCGCCCTGGCGCGACGGGTCGTTGCCCGTGAACGTCTCCGGGGGCCTGCTGTCCAAGGGTCACCCCCTCGGCGCGACCGGCGTCGCTGGTGTCTACGAGATCGTCACCCACCTTCGCGGCGAGGCCGGCGACCGCCAGATCCCCGGCGCTCGCGTCGGCCTCGCCCACGTCCTCGGCCTCGGCAGCGCCTGCGCCGTCCACATCCTGCAGAAGTAGGCAGGAGCGGGCATTGGTTGCGTGTGTGACGCGGGGCACGTATCGTCGACAACGGAGAAATCATATTCACTTGGCGGGTCGACGCGGACCCGTGATTCCGGGAGGCGACACCGGCGGTGAAGAGGACGCGCGCGCAGGTGTGGTCGGCGACGGCCGTCGTCTGCTGCCTCGCGTTGCTGCTCGCCGGCTGCGGGACCCGGCGCACTCATGACGAGCTGAAGACCGCGCTCGTCGACCAGTTCCCGACGGCCGCCGGGAGTCAGCTCGCGCCCGGCGCCGTCACCGATCCGGGGACCACGCCGGCCCAGCCCCAGCAGCCCGCTGCCCCCGAGGCGCCGGCCCCCGGGGCGACCACCGCGCCCGGTGCCGTCGCCACCACCGCTCCGGGCACCAACCCGAACGCCGGCGGCCCGAAACCGGCCGCGACGACGAAGGCGCAGCCCGGCGCCGGGGCGACCGGCGGCGGATCGGGCCGACCGTGCACCGGTACCGAGAAGCCGATCGTTCTCGGTTCCGTCGGCCAGCAGTCGGGCATCGCCGGCGCGGTCACGATGAACGGCCCGAAGGCCGTGTCGGCGTGGGTGGCGTCGGTCAACGCGGCCGGTGGTCTGGCGTGCCATCAGGTCCGGTACCTCATCGCGGACGACGGCGGGAGCCCGGCCAAGCACGCCGCGCAGGTTCAGCAACTCGTCGAGCGCGACGGCGTCATCGCGTTCGTGCAGATGAATCCGGCACTGTCCTGGAGCGGCAGCGAGAAGTACCTCGTGGCCAAGAAGATTCCGGTGATCGGGACCGACACGTCCTACGACATGGTCTACAACCACCCGAACTTCTTCCCGCAGGCCTCGAGTGGGAAGTACAGCGTGCAGGCCTCGATCGGGGCGGCGTCGACGAGCTTCAGCCCGGAGGCGAAGGCCAACTTCGGGGTGCTCTCCTGCCAGGAGATCGCGGCCTGCACCTACCTCGCCGACAACGCGAAGAGCCTCGCCGACTTGTTCGGCCTGACGCTGAAGTACAGCGGGCGCGTGTCGATCACGCAGCCGGACTACACGTCGGTCTGTGTCGCCGCGAAGAACGCCGGGGTCAAAGGCCTGTTCGTCATCCTCGACGCCAACAGCGTCCACCGGTTCGCCCGCTCGTGCACGTCCGTGCAGTACAAGCCGCAGATCATCACGCCGGGTACGGGCGTGACGCCGTCGATGACCGGGGACCCCAACCTCGAGGGCTTCTTCCAGTCGCTGATGGTCGCGCCGTTCACCGACCCGTCGATCCCGGGCGTGAAGGAGATGAAGTCGGTCCTGACGCGGTTCGCGCCGGGTCTCGACCACTCCGGCCAGACCGCGGTCGGCTGGGTGTCGGCCAAGCTCGTCGAGCACGCGTCGCAGTTCTTCCCGGCCAAGGATTCCTTGACGAGCGCGGACGTCCTCGCCTCCATGTACAGGGTGAAGAACTTCACCGCCGGCGGGATGACAGCGCCCCTGACCTACACGCAGGGGGAGAACGCCAAGCCGTTCGTGTGCTGGGCCAGCACCACGATCCGCAACGGCGCGTGGGCCACCGCGTCGAAGTGGACGTGCAAGAAGTGACGGTGCGTCGGCTGGCTGGAGCCCTGCTCGCCGGTGGCCTCCTCGTCGGCGTCGGGACGCAACTGCTGCCGACGGCGGCCGCGGCCACGGCCTCCTTCGACGGCAGTTCCTCGGCGTACGGGTTGCGGGTCAACGAGTCCATCCCCGGCGCCCCGGGCGCGGACACCGTCCTCGACGGCGGCGGCCCGACGGCGCAGGCGGCCTTCACCTCGCTGGGCGGCGGCACGGGCTACGCGGCCCTGCCGGACCCGGGCCAGTTCCTCGTCGGCGTCCCCGGCCTCGTCGCCGGACTCGGGCAGATCAACCAGGAGCTGCCCGAGTACCCGCTCGCGGTGCAGGCGAGCACCACCGACCCGGAGAAGGAGCTCTCCGCCGACGGGTACGCGATCCGTGCCCGGGTCGGCGAGAACGCCGCGACCTCCTCCGCCGCCGTCGGGGTTGGCCGTGACGCGACCGCGCTGCGCGGGGTCCTGGTGAAGTCCGACGCCTCGGTCTCCCGACGCGAGGACGGGTCGGTCGTCTCCACCGCGACCTCGATCGTCGAGGGCCTGACGCTCGGCCCCGTCACGATCGGGCGCATCACCTCGACCGCGACGCGCACCCTGACCGCGGCCGGCAAGCTCGTCTCCGACTCGGACCTGTCGGTCACCAACGTCAGCGTCGCCGGGACGGCGGTCACCTCGCCAACCGGGGCGCCGGGCGAGGGGACCTCGCCGTTCTCGCTCGGCCCGGCCGTGGACCCGGTGCTCAAGCCGCTCGGCATTTCGCTCATGACGATGGCCGCGCAGGAGGTCGGCGACACCGTCGTCGCGCCCGCGCTGATGATCACCGGCAGCTTCCCGGTTGATCCGGCGAATCCGTCGGCGGGCAACGGCACCTACAACCTGATCCTCGGACAGTCCACCGCGCGGCTGCTCGGCGCGGCCGCGCCGGCCTACGCACCCGGCGCCGGCCAGACACCGGGCAGCGGCGTGACGCCGGGTCAGCTCCCCAGCACGGACGGTCTGACGCCCGACCTCGGCGGCGCCCCGGGTGCAGTGCCCGGAGCCGTCCCGGGTGCGGTACCTGGCGGCGGCGTCCCGACCGTCCCGCTCGTGCCCGTCGGTGCGGTGGGGATGTCCGACGCCGACGTCGCCGCCCTGCTCGCCGGGTGGGAAGGCGCGTTCGACATCGGTGGTCTCTACGTGTTCCTCGTGGTCGCGGGCCTGTCTGCGTTCGTGGTCGCCCAGGGAGTTCGGCTGAGAGGAGTGAGGGCGCCATGGACCTCGTCCGGTGGCTGAGGACCCAGTGGGATCGCGCGGCCGCGGTCGCGTGCGCGCTGATCGGACTGGTGTCGCTGATCCTCGGCTGGGCCGGTGTCTCCGACGCGACGCTGCCCACCGAGCAGATCCCCTACGTCGCCTCCGGCGGCCTGTTCGGCATCTTCGCCCTCGGCGTCGCCGGGACGCTGTGGATCTCGGCCGACCTGCGTGACGAGTGGCGCAAGCTGGAGGACATCCACGCGGACATCCGGGCCGACCTGCGCGCCAAGTGCGAATGACGACGGTCGCCGTGGGCACCCGGGCCGCCGTCCGGCGGGCCGCCGACGCCGCACCCGTGGGCGGGTTGTGGGCGCGGACCGACCTGGCCCTCGTCGTCGGCGCCAACGCCGTCGGGCTCGTGCTGATCGTCACCGGGTGGCTCGGGTCGAGCGACGCCCTGACGCTGAACGCCGGCGTCGACTGGCTGAAGGTCGGAATCGTCGGCGTCATCTTCGCCGGCGTGTGCAACGGGCTGTTCCTGCTGCGCGGCCGCCGCGCGGTCGGCCTTGCGCGCCGCGCGGTGCTCGGCGTGCCGCGGGACCGCCGAGCGGTCGTCGTCGAGGACGAGGTCGCTCTCGTCGCACGGCCGGGCAGCCGGCGCGTCCACCGGCCGGCCTGCCCGATGGTGGCGGGCAAGCCCGTCGAGGCTGTCGCGGCAGCGGGCGAGCTGATTCCGTGTGAGCTCTGCCGGCCGGGGGTCGCCGGATGAGCAGCGTCCTGCCGTTCCTCATCACCGGTCTGGTGACCGGGTCGCTCTACGCCCTCGCCGGCCTCGGCCTGGTGCTGACCTACCGGACCTCGGGCGTCTTCAACTTCGGCCACGGCGCGATCGCCGCCGGTGGCGCCTTCTGCTTCTACACGCTGCACACCACGCACGGGATGCCGTGGCCGCCGGCGATGGTCCTCACCGTCGCCGCGTTCGCGCTGGTCGGGGGCCCGCTGCTCGAACTGCTGACGCGGTCGCTCGGCGCCGCGCCGGCGGCGATCGGCGTCATCGTGACGGTGGGTCTGTTCCTCGCCGTCACCGGTGTGCTGAACCAGATCTACGGTGCGACGATCCGGCAGGCGGACCAGTTCCTCCCCGAGGACGGGCCGGCCGTGTCGGGCGTCGTCATCAGTTACGGCCAGATGATCACCGCGGGCATCGCGCTCGCCGGTGCGGTGGGACTGTTTCTGTTCCTGCGCACCAGCCGTCTCGGGGTCGCGATGCGCGCGGTGGTCGACAACCCGTCGCTGGTCGGGCTCACCGGACAGACGCCGGCGCGGGTCCGTCGCGTCGCGTGGATGATCGGGTCCGGCTTCGCGGCGCTCTCCGGCATCCTCCTCGCGCCGGTGCTCGGGCTCGACGCGACGCTGCTGACACTGCTCGTCGTGCAGGCGTTCGGCGGCTGCGCGATCGGGCTGTTCAAGAGCCTGCCGATGACCTACGTCGGTGGTCTCGTCGTCGGCGTCGCGGCCGCGCTGGCGACGCGGTTCCTCACCTCGTTCCCGCTGAACCAGATCCCGCCGGCGGTGCCGTTCCTGATCCTCATGGCGGTGCTGCTCGTCGTGCCGGTGCGGATGCTGCCGGGGACGCGCACGCTGCCGCAGCCGCTCGCCTCGGCCGCGCGGCCGCTGAACCCGCGAATGTCCGCCGGTCTCGGGATCGCGGGCCTGGTGTTCCTGCTGCTGGTGCCGGCGCTGGTCGGCTCCCGGCTGCCGGTGTGGATCGACGCGATGAGCTCGGTCTGCCTCTTCGGCTCGCTCGCGCTGCTGATCTGGACGTCGGGCCAGATGTCGCTGTGCCAGATCACCTTCGCGGCCCTCGGCGCGACGACGATGGCCCACCTCACCGGCAACGGCGTCCCGTGGGTGCTCGCGCTGCTGCTCGCCGGCCTGTTCACGGTGCCGATCGGCGCGATCATCGCGATCCCGGCGATCCGCTTCTCCGGCATCTACCTCGCGCTGGTGACCTTCGGCTTCGGCGTCTTCATGCGGTACGTCGTGTACCCGACGTCCTGGATGTTCGGGCAGGACCTCTCCGCCTCCGCCGAGCGCATGCAGGTCGGGCCGATCGAGGCGCAGACCAGCGAGAAGTGGCACTACTACGTCGCGCTCACGGTCGCCGTGCTCACCGTCGCCGCGCTGGTCGCGGTCAACCGCAGTCGGTTCGGCCGCCTGCTCCGCGGCCTGGCGGAGAGCCCCACGATGCTCGGGACGCTCGGGCTCGACGTCAACGTCACCCGGCTGCTGCTGTTCTGCGTCTCGGCGTTCTTCGCCGGTGTCGGTGGCGCGCTGATGAGCAGTCAGTACACGGTCTCGGCGACGAGCTTCAACCCGATCCAGTCGCTGCTGCTGGTCGCGGTGCTCGGCATCTGCGCGATCGCCGGCACCCGCCTGATCCTCACGACGGTCCTGGCCGCGGTGTTCTTCTCGATCGTGCCCGGGTACGCCACCTCGTTCGACGCCGAGGCGCAGACGCTGGTGTTCGGTGTGCTGGCCGTCGTCGCGGGTCTGACGATCGCGAACCGGGACCGCCTGTCGGCCTGGCTCCGGCGCGAGGCCGCCGAGCGGGCGCCGCGGGTTTCGCACGGGCCCGCCGCCGCCCGGGGCAACTGGACCCCGCCGTGGCCGAGCGCGGCCCGGTCGTCCCAGGAGCGCGAGCTGGTCGGAGGGCGGCGGTCGTGAGCGGACTGGAGGTCGATCGGCTGCGCATCGCCTACGGCGGGAACGTCGCCGTCGCCGACGCGACGTTCCGCGCGCCGCTCGGCCGGGTCACCGGGCTGATCGGGCCGAACGGCGCGGGCAAGACGACGACGTTCAACGCCGTCAACGGATTGCTGCGCCCCGTCTCCGGGACGGTGCACCTCTTCGGTCGCGACGTCACCCGCGAGTCGGCTGCCGCCCGCGCGCGGGCCGGCCTGGGGCGGACGTTCCAGCAGGTACAGGTCTGCGCGAACCTGACGGTGCGTGAGAACGTGGCGCTGGGTGCCGAGGTGCGGCTGATCGGACGCAACCCGGTGCGCCAGTTCCTCGCCGGGGCCGGGCAGCAGCGAGAGGTCCGGCGCCGGACCGAGGAGGCGCTCGCGGCGTGCGGGATCTCCGGTCTCGCCGACACCCGCGCGGCGCTGCTGTCCACGGGGCAGCGCCGGCTGCTGGAGCTCGCCCGGGTCCTGGCGGGGGAGTTCCGCCTGCTGCTGCTCGACGAACCATCCTCCGGCCTCGACGAGTCCGAGACCGAGCGGTTCGGGCAGATCCTGCGCCAGGCGGT of the Sporichthya polymorpha DSM 43042 genome contains:
- a CDS encoding ABC transporter ATP-binding protein, with product MSGLEVDRLRIAYGGNVAVADATFRAPLGRVTGLIGPNGAGKTTTFNAVNGLLRPVSGTVHLFGRDVTRESAAARARAGLGRTFQQVQVCANLTVRENVALGAEVRLIGRNPVRQFLAGAGQQREVRRRTEEALAACGISGLADTRAALLSTGQRRLLELARVLAGEFRLLLLDEPSSGLDESETERFGQILRQAVEERGVGILIVEHDMPLVMSICDHIHVLDFGQMIFAGTPAETQASEIVRRAYLGEVETAGTP
- a CDS encoding ABC transporter permease subunit, which codes for MSSVLPFLITGLVTGSLYALAGLGLVLTYRTSGVFNFGHGAIAAGGAFCFYTLHTTHGMPWPPAMVLTVAAFALVGGPLLELLTRSLGAAPAAIGVIVTVGLFLAVTGVLNQIYGATIRQADQFLPEDGPAVSGVVISYGQMITAGIALAGAVGLFLFLRTSRLGVAMRAVVDNPSLVGLTGQTPARVRRVAWMIGSGFAALSGILLAPVLGLDATLLTLLVVQAFGGCAIGLFKSLPMTYVGGLVVGVAAALATRFLTSFPLNQIPPAVPFLILMAVLLVVPVRMLPGTRTLPQPLASAARPLNPRMSAGLGIAGLVFLLLVPALVGSRLPVWIDAMSSVCLFGSLALLIWTSGQMSLCQITFAALGATTMAHLTGNGVPWVLALLLAGLFTVPIGAIIAIPAIRFSGIYLALVTFGFGVFMRYVVYPTSWMFGQDLSASAERMQVGPIEAQTSEKWHYYVALTVAVLTVAALVAVNRSRFGRLLRGLAESPTMLGTLGLDVNVTRLLLFCVSAFFAGVGGALMSSQYTVSATSFNPIQSLLLVAVLGICAIAGTRLILTTVLAAVFFSIVPGYATSFDAEAQTLVFGVLAVVAGLTIANRDRLSAWLRREAAERAPRVSHGPAAARGNWTPPWPSAARSSQERELVGGRRS
- a CDS encoding ABC transporter substrate-binding protein, with the protein product MKRTRAQVWSATAVVCCLALLLAGCGTRRTHDELKTALVDQFPTAAGSQLAPGAVTDPGTTPAQPQQPAAPEAPAPGATTAPGAVATTAPGTNPNAGGPKPAATTKAQPGAGATGGGSGRPCTGTEKPIVLGSVGQQSGIAGAVTMNGPKAVSAWVASVNAAGGLACHQVRYLIADDGGSPAKHAAQVQQLVERDGVIAFVQMNPALSWSGSEKYLVAKKIPVIGTDTSYDMVYNHPNFFPQASSGKYSVQASIGAASTSFSPEAKANFGVLSCQEIAACTYLADNAKSLADLFGLTLKYSGRVSITQPDYTSVCVAAKNAGVKGLFVILDANSVHRFARSCTSVQYKPQIITPGTGVTPSMTGDPNLEGFFQSLMVAPFTDPSIPGVKEMKSVLTRFAPGLDHSGQTAVGWVSAKLVEHASQFFPAKDSLTSADVLASMYRVKNFTAGGMTAPLTYTQGENAKPFVCWASTTIRNGAWATASKWTCKK